The following are encoded in a window of Atribacterota bacterium genomic DNA:
- a CDS encoding MBL fold metallo-hydrolase, whose amino-acid sequence MEIKATVLCENCIYFNSGVIAEHGWSAYIETKYGNFLFDTGQGIGIINNAHHFHKDLSNLQGIIISHHHHDHTGGLLRVLDYARKVKVYSHPALFKNSFNIRNGVERNIGIPYRREVLESKGAEFIFNTSFIEIAPGLMLSGEIPRRTSFEKGDPDLLLKNEQGYLQDIVIDDQTLIMNTKKGLVIVLGCSHSGIINIINYIIEKTGQKHIHTIFGGTHLGPLSEKSKAKSIEALKKFDIERIGTSHCTGLETSMRLLQEFGKRFFFCNVGTVIKV is encoded by the coding sequence ATGGAAATCAAAGCAACAGTGCTTTGTGAGAATTGTATATATTTTAATAGCGGTGTTATTGCCGAGCATGGGTGGTCAGCATATATTGAAACAAAGTATGGTAATTTTCTTTTTGACACTGGCCAGGGGATAGGCATCATTAATAATGCGCACCATTTCCATAAAGATTTATCCAATCTGCAGGGTATTATTATCAGCCATCACCATCATGATCATACCGGTGGACTGTTGCGAGTACTAGATTATGCCAGGAAAGTAAAAGTCTATTCCCATCCAGCACTTTTTAAGAATAGTTTTAATATTCGAAATGGTGTGGAACGCAATATTGGCATTCCTTATCGTCGTGAAGTTCTAGAAAGCAAAGGAGCAGAGTTTATCTTCAATACCAGTTTTATAGAGATTGCCCCAGGATTGATGTTAAGTGGAGAAATCCCCCGCAGGACGTCTTTTGAGAAAGGCGATCCTGATTTACTGTTGAAAAATGAGCAAGGTTATCTTCAAGATATAGTTATTGATGATCAAACATTAATAATGAATACTAAAAAGGGGTTGGTTATCGTATTGGGTTGTTCACATTCAGGGATTATTAATATTATAAACTATATTATAGAAAAAACCGGCCAGAAACATATTCATACTATTTTTGGAGGAACCCATCTTGGTCCGCTCAGTGAGAAAAGTAAAGCTAAGAGCATAGAAGCCCTAAAAAAGTTTGATATAGAAAGAATAGGCACTTCTCATTGCACTGGATTGGAAACCTCTATGCGCTTACTCCAGGAATTTGGGAAACGCTTCTTTTTCTGTAATGTGGGAACCGTAATAAAAGTGTAG